The following nucleotide sequence is from Psychroflexus torquis ATCC 700755.
AGGCAGAAATGATTCGCGACGATGCTGTTGTTATAGATGTTGGAATTACAAGAGTGCCAGATGAAAATTCTAAGAAAGGCTATATTATTACAGGTGATGTAGATTATGAAAATGTAAGTAAAAAAGCTTCTTTCATTACACCTGTACCAGGAGGAGTAGGACCAATGACCATAGCTATGTTATTAAAAAACACACTCTTAGCTAGAGAAATGCATAGATTGAGAGAGTAATAGCTATAGTGTCCTAGTGATCTCTTCGGATCCGGCTGCTCTCCACTTTTCATAATCCATCAAGTCATCATTAATAATCTTTAGGATAAAACTGAAAACGGTGATGTCATCCAGATATCCTAGAAAAGGGATAAAGTCAGGAACCAAATCTAAAGGGTTAATAATATAGAGAATGGTAAAAATCATAGCTGCTATAGTCTTCCAAGGTGTTTCAAGATATTTCTTTTGCTTTACATCTTTTAGCATTTGAAACATCAGAATGATTTTGTCTTTATATTTTTTCCAATTGGGATGGTTGATTTTTGCAAACAATTGATCCTTTTTATTAAAGACAGTTTCAAAATCTATATCTGAAACAGTTTCTATTCCTTTTTCAATAAAATTTTTGTCAACTTTCTTCTTTTTCTTCTTTGATGTTTTCATTTAATTTAATTTCTTTTTCAGATTCGAATTCACCATATTCTTTTTTGTAAATCACGACTACCAACAAGAATAAAGAGAGTAATAAAGGTCCGAAAATCAATCCTATAAAACCAAATAAGGGAACTCCAATAATAACTCCTATTAAAGTTATGAGTGGATGTTCGTTTGCCATTTTCTTAAGGACAAGCAGCCTAACGATATTATCTGAAGATCCTACAATCACAAAGCCATAAAGCAAAACTCCAATAGCGGAGGCTGTTTCTCCTTGGTAGTACAACAACAAAGTTACCGGTATAAAACCAATTGCTGTCCCAACAAATGGGATCATTGAACCAATAGTGGTTATGACGAACCAAAACATAGCTTCTGGAACTCCAAAAATCCAATATCCTATCAAAGAAATGATGCCTTGAAAAAGAGCAACAAGAGGGATTCCAATGGCGTTTGCTTTCACCTTTTTTGCAGACTCTTTAGCGATGAGTTTTAGATTTTCTACATCGATAGGGATATAGGTTTCCATAGATATCGTTAGCTTTTTTTGATTGAGTAGCATATAATACAATAAGAAATACATGATACTAATCGCGATAAAAACTTCAAAAGTTCCTCCAGCCAATCCTTGTAAATTATTAGATAACCAATCGGTTACGGCAGTACTGTCAATTTTTTCTCCGAGATTA
It contains:
- a CDS encoding AI-2E family transporter, which codes for MDKLSPRLVRQLFILLIILSLGGLIFGELLPYISGILGAITFYVLLRGLMRWMLHKGWNPTFSVTVLMVASFILILVPVLGIILMLSSKVSSAIQNSEKVIEAAKAQLVQIETMSGINLGEKIDSTAVTDWLSNNLQGLAGGTFEVFIAISIMYFLLYYMLLNQKKLTISMETYIPIDVENLKLIAKESAKKVKANAIGIPLVALFQGIISLIGYWIFGVPEAMFWFVITTIGSMIPFVGTAIGFIPVTLLLYYQGETASAIGVLLYGFVIVGSSDNIVRLLVLKKMANEHPLITLIGVIIGVPLFGFIGLIFGPLLLSLFLLVVVIYKKEYGEFESEKEIKLNENIKEEKEES
- a CDS encoding YkvA family protein, producing MKTSKKKKKKVDKNFIEKGIETVSDIDFETVFNKKDQLFAKINHPNWKKYKDKIILMFQMLKDVKQKKYLETPWKTIAAMIFTILYIINPLDLVPDFIPFLGYLDDITVFSFILKIINDDLMDYEKWRAAGSEEITRTL